The window GATAGTTGGCGGCCAGCAGGTCGTCTCCAGTCGTGACCGACAGGGAGGCCCCATGCTGTTGGGCAATCTCGCGGGCGATCGCCTCGATCTCGGCAGGCCCCATGTCATTGGCCGGCGTATTGACCATGTCCTTGACCAGGGCGCAGGCGTGGCTGACTGCGGCGATGGCAGCGACATCCACTGCCCTGGGCGCGACCAGCCTGGGCCCGGCCTCGCCGGACCGCTTGCGATAGCGGTCGAACCTGTAGAGCCCCAAAGCGAAGGCCAGGGTCGCTTCCGAAGCGTCCAGCCCCCGCGGCATGCGGGCCAGCCGGTAGTCACCGGCGGGAAGCCGGGCCGCGAGCCCCCGGAACAGGCCCGGATCGACGGCGGCGCGGGACCCCAGCCCCATCAGCACGCGTTCGACTTGACCGCCTGGCGCAGCCACGACCAGGACCTGACCGGCCTTGGCCTTGAACTGCGCCTGTCCCGCCAGGGTGCGAACGGCGGGGCGACGCATCGCCAGGAAGGCCTCCAGTTCAGCCTCGAACAGGGGGTGGATCGGGATCGCACCGTCCGGCGCCGAGGCCAGAATGGGGAAGCTGTCCAACATGTCGCGGCCCTCGGAAATTATGCTTAACGATTCCTTGAGAGCCGCGCGGCGAGGATGCGCGAACCTTTCGGAGACTCGTCTTCCATGTGTCGCAAGCGCGCGTTCCTCGCAACAGTTCTCGCCCCTGTCCTGGCCGTGGTCGGCGGCCTGGCGCTCGGTGCCCCGGCCCAGGCCGGTGAGGCCAAGACCCCGCCTGCCGCCGTTGAACCGACCGGCCCGCGCAAGGCCTCGCCGGCCCAGCGCGCAGAGATGCGTCGCGCTGATCCCCTGGCCCGGGCCGCCTTCTGGGGCGGGGAGTTCGCCGCGGACAGCCGCGACGCGGAGGCGGGCGTCGCCCTGGCCCAGTCCCTGCGCTCGCTGGGACGCTATGAAGATGCCGCCGACGCCGCCGGCAAGGTGCTGCTGGTCCAGCCCGACAATTTCGACGCCCTGCTGGAACTGGCCCGAGTCCACATCGCGCGCGGCCAGGGCTTCTACGCCATTGAACCGGCCCGTCACGCCGCCGCCCTGGCCCCCCGCGACTGGCGGCCCCAGACCTTGCTCGGCGTGGCCTATGAGCAGGCCCAGCGCCCCGAAGAGGCCAGCGCCGCCCACCGCCAGGCCATAGCCCTGGGACCGAACGAAGCCGCGCCGAACGCCAACTATGGCCTGCATCTGGCCAGCCAGGGCGACCTGCCCGGCGCCGAGGTCCAGCTGCGCCGGGCGGCGGCCATGCCCGCTTCCACCATCCAGATCCGCCAGAACCTGGCCCTGGTCATCGGCCTGCAGGGCCGCATCGCCGAGGCGGAAAAACTGGCCCGCCAGGACCTGCCGCCGGAATCGGTCGCCAATAACCTGGCCTGGCTCCGTGCCGCGACCACCCGACCCAATCCCGCGGCCACGCCCCGCTCCTGGGACGCCATGAAGGCGGGAGGCTAGGGCAAATCGGCAAGGCGAACGTCAGGAACTTGATGCGCTGTCCGCCTATTCCCGTTATTTCGGGGCATGCCTTCCGACCCGTCTTCGATAGCTTCGCCGGCCGCGCCGGTTGCTGAAAAAGTCCCGTTTGTCGCTGTCCTGGCCGGCAGCGACGCCAACCGCCATCAAGGGGTGGAGCGTGACATAGGGGTGGGTGTGACCGGCAATAATGACGGCCACACGATGCTGTCCATGCTGTGTCCGTCGATCGAGCTTGGCCGCATCCACGTCGCCCCCAGCTATTTCCGGCAAAGCAAGCGCTGGAATCCCAACGCGGCCGACCTGCTGTGGAACATCATTTCCGACGTGGACCAGAACCCGGACACGCTCGATATCGCCCGCAAACTGGTGTCGACAGCGAGCCGGCCGATCGTCAATCCGCCAAGTCTGATGGGCCGCACACGCCGCCATACCCTCGCAGGCCTGCTGCAGGGACTGGATGGCGTCATCGTCCCGAAGGTGCTCTTGCTGCGCAACCCCACGCTTGAGCGCGTCAGCAAGGCCGCCGCAGAGGCCGGTTTCCGGTTTCCCGCCATCCTGCGCCAGACGGGCAGCCACAATGGCGAAATGCTCGGCGTGTTCAACGCGCCTGAGGACATGGCCCAGATCTTCGGCGACCGGAAAAACGCCTACTACCTGACCGAATTCGTCGACGTGCGTCGCGCCGACCGCTTCTATCGCAAGTCCCGCTTCTTCTTTGTCGGCGACACTATCATCACCCGCCAGCATGTCATTGCCGACAAATGGTATGTCCACGGGGGTGCCGGCGTCCTGGCCGAGCATGCGGCCCTGCGCGACGAGGCCCGCGCCATGCTGATCGACGGCTTCGAAGCCCTCCCCCTCGCCACCCGTACGGCCGTGGATGCCATTCGGCAGGCCATTGGCTTTGACTATTGCGGTCTGGACTGCTGCATCCAGGAAGACGGACGGGTGGTCGTGTTCGAGGCCAATGCGACCATGAACTTCTCGCCACGGTTCGATAATCAGACCACCCAGCACAATCGCGCCGCCCTGCCGCGCATGCTGGCTGCTTTGCGTCGGCTCATCGAGGCCAAGACCGGTCGAACCCTGGCCGAAAACCCGGCGAAAGGGCTAGAGGGTTGAGCTGAGGGCGCGCTCTATGATCGTGGCGGCCTGCAAGAACTGCCGAAGCAGGGGCATGGAAACCTCTTCCCGCAGCACCACCACCAGGGTCGCCATCAGCGAGAAGACCAGAGCCGTTTCGACCGCCGATCCGGCGACCTCGTCGGTCACGAAGCGCCGATTGCGTTTGGGCTGTTCGCTGTCGCGCGCCATGCAGACTGTCCCAGATTGGAAAACCACTGGGGACCCCGCCGCAAGAAGGGTGCCGGTGTGAAGTCTTCCGCCGCAGGTGCCAGCGACTTCGGCGGCCCTCGAAGGCCAGGCCTAGGGGCCCTGCCGGCCCAGGCGAGCCAGGAGGTCGTCGCGATAGGTGCGACTGGCGACCAGCTCTGCGCCGCTTTCCATCATCAGCCGCCAGGAGCCGTCTGACAGGGACTGGGTTTCGCTGACGCGGGCCAGGTTGACCAGGGTGGACCGATGGCTGCGAGCGAAGA of the Caulobacter henricii genome contains:
- a CDS encoding pilus assembly protein TadD; the protein is MCRKRAFLATVLAPVLAVVGGLALGAPAQAGEAKTPPAAVEPTGPRKASPAQRAEMRRADPLARAAFWGGEFAADSRDAEAGVALAQSLRSLGRYEDAADAAGKVLLVQPDNFDALLELARVHIARGQGFYAIEPARHAAALAPRDWRPQTLLGVAYEQAQRPEEASAAHRQAIALGPNEAAPNANYGLHLASQGDLPGAEVQLRRAAAMPASTIQIRQNLALVIGLQGRIAEAEKLARQDLPPESVANNLAWLRAATTRPNPAATPRSWDAMKAGG
- a CDS encoding ATP-grasp domain-containing protein, producing the protein MTGNNDGHTMLSMLCPSIELGRIHVAPSYFRQSKRWNPNAADLLWNIISDVDQNPDTLDIARKLVSTASRPIVNPPSLMGRTRRHTLAGLLQGLDGVIVPKVLLLRNPTLERVSKAAAEAGFRFPAILRQTGSHNGEMLGVFNAPEDMAQIFGDRKNAYYLTEFVDVRRADRFYRKSRFFFVGDTIITRQHVIADKWYVHGGAGVLAEHAALRDEARAMLIDGFEALPLATRTAVDAIRQAIGFDYCGLDCCIQEDGRVVVFEANATMNFSPRFDNQTTQHNRAALPRMLAALRRLIEAKTGRTLAENPAKGLEG